In Cydia pomonella isolate Wapato2018A chromosome 1, ilCydPomo1, whole genome shotgun sequence, one genomic interval encodes:
- the LOC133527143 gene encoding protocadherin-like wing polarity protein stan: protein MRLTITALFGILLACFCLSAYAMTCDPSQRKYGCTISVENKCRCYYGCKRELPYDSLTDCNKDLNERSSNACNRRPCRRGICTQTVLAPGFACKCEGTGFYGNYCEKPCPTARLHYGQVFPHECVVI from the exons ATGCGCCTGACCATCACCGCCCTTTTTGGGATCCTTCTGGCCTGCTTTTGCC TTTCAGCATACGCAATGACATGTGATCCGAGTCAGAGAAAGTATGGATGTACAATCAGCGTGGAGAACAAGTGCCGGTGCTACTACGGCTGCAAGAGGGAGCTCCCGTACGACTCACTGACCGACTGTAATAAGGACCTCAATG AGCGGAGCTCGAACGCGTGCAACCGCCGGCCATGCCGCCGCGGCATCTGCACGCAGACTGTGCTGGCGCCGGGCTTCGCCTGCAAGTGCGAGGGCACCGGCTTCTACGGAAACTACTGCGAAAAAC CTTGCCCCACTGCGCGTCTGCATTACGGACAAGTCTTCCCCCACGAGTGCGTCGTCATATAA
- the LOC133527088 gene encoding phytanoyl-CoA dioxygenase domain-containing protein 1: MHDTIFDQLERDGFAVVEEFLRDAECEELVAAGLELTRHLPDAPPTVFSTTEPEQQQLKDKYFMESNDKISYFYEKDALDADGKLQLDPSISLNKVGHALHLLHPIFRCYTYSERVKALCRELRLLEPAVVQSMYIYKNPGIGGEVVPHQDISYLYTEPIPPIGFWIALQDATIQNGCLWIARGSHKSAVHRRMLRSPEDRNKCIYDRPAPVYPESSFTPVPVSKGTCILIHGNVVHRSAPNRSAASRPAYTFHVVERKGNNYSEDNWLQEGENAPFLNIYTTSQMQ, encoded by the exons CTGGAGCGCGACGGGTTCGCGGTGGTGGAGGAGTTCCTGCGCGACGCCGAGTGCGAGGAGCTGGTCGCCGCCGGCCTGGAGCTCACGCGCCACCTGCCCGATGCGCCACCCACGGTCTTCTCCACCACTGAGCCCGAGCAACAG cAATTAAAGGACAAATACTTTATGGAAAGCAACGATAAAATCAGCTATTTCTACGAAAAAGATGCGCTCGATGCCGATGGAAAGCTTCAACTAGACCCAAGCATTTCATTAAATAAG GTGGGGCACGCTCTGCACCTGCTACACCCCATCTTCCGCTGCTACACGTACAGCGAGCGCGTGAAGGCGCTGTGCCGCGAGCTGCGCCTGCTGGAGCCGGCCGTCGTGCAAAGCATGTACATCTACAAGAACCCGGGAATCGGCGGCGAAG TGGTTCCGCATCAAGATATATCATATTTATACACAGAGCCAATTCCACCAATAGGGTTTTGGATAGCTCTCCAAGACGCAACAATTCAAAACGGTTGCCTTTGGATAGCTCGCGGGTCCCACAAGTCGGCTGTCCACAGACGGATGCTCCGCAGTCCTGAAGATAGAAACAAATGTATCTACGACAGACCCGCGCCCGTGTACCCGGAGTCGAGCTTTACACCCGTCCCAGTCAGTAAAG GGACGTGCATATTAATCCACGGGAACGTGGTACACCGCAGCGCGCCGAACCGCAGCGCGGCGAGCCGGCCCGCCTACACCTTCCACGTCGTCGAGAGGAAGGGCAACAACTACTCCGAGGACAATTGGCTACAAGAAGGAGAGAATGCcccctttttaaatatttacacgaCATCTCAGATGCAATAA